In Romeriopsis navalis LEGE 11480, the sequence GCGAGTAATAACGTGCTCCAACCATAGGAACCAGGCACTGTTACAGGATCACCAGGATCGGTATAAGCATCTTGGGCATCGCGTTCTTGCAATAGGCGGGGAGGTACTTGGGGATTGGACGGATCGATGCGCCAGGTGCGAATTTTTCGACTGTCGTACCAGAACTCTTTGATTAAGGCGAGCGTCCGATGCCCCCAAGTAATCCCGCGAAATCGCAGTGTCGATTGCCAGAGCTGTTGTGGTGCGTCGGTAAATGGTGCGGCGAGGCTAAACACAGCGTCGCGATATTCCGCAGAGGTGCGGGGATCGCCCCCGTCGAGGGCTTCCACCCAAACTAATGTTGCCGGTGCGTCATGTCGCCAACTGAAATTCCGACGGCCTGGACGGACGGCGTCAAAGGCGACGGGAATATTATCGGCGAGGGGCAGGTCCGCAACTTCATACACGATTTCCCCGCGACGATTCAGTACTTCATAGCGGATGGGGAAGCGGCCTAGTGGTACTTGGTAAGAAAAGGGGCGATGATAAGTCGATCGCAGTAACCATTGCCCATCGGCGGAAGGGACGACATTTCGAATTAAATCGGCATCGCCGATTGGCGTAATCGTTCCAGTGAGACTGATATGCACAACCTGACTGCAAAAGTAATAATCCAGTAAGGCTTCATCGTGAGGATTTTTGAGTAAGTTTGTGTAAGTTCGGGCCGGTGCGACACGCCCGGCGCTCGACTCAATCACGGGGCCTTGGGGCACCGGACTCTCCTCCGGCGGTGGCCCGATATCCTGCGGCCGTAACTGACAAATTAACCCCTCATCACCTGGTAACCAAGCATAGGCTCGACCGTTTGTGGCATTCACTGTTGCTTGAGTCAGCGGCCTTGCTTTTGCCTGCGCCACATCCAAAATCCATAACTCAATGCCGTCGGTTTGAGTCAGCGTAAAAGCGAGATAGCGACAGTCGCGTGACCAACTCAGGTTGCGAATGCGGGGTGTGGGCGGGAGTTCGATGATCATCGCGGTGGCTGCATCTAAGCGACGCAATGTCATTCCTTCGTAAGCGGCTTCGCGTCCCGGTCCCCAAGTGTTGGGATTAATCTCACCGCCCGCGATCGCCACAACGGGTTCCGCTAGCTGCGCGATCGGTGGCATGGAAGGTTTGTCCAGCTCGATAATCCATTGATTATCGGGAGAAATCGATACGGCTGGCAATTGTGGGGCATCCAGCATTGAAACGATCGGCTCTGGGGGATTCTGCCAGGTAGCTTGATTATGAGCGGACATAGGGAGTAAGCGTAGTTTTGCTGACCTACAATTTTGCGCAGGAGAAGCCCCAAATCTGCCTGTCTGACTTGTAATCTTTAGATTTGCTTGAGGATTGTTTGAGCTGTTGGTGGAATTGTAATAATCGGTAATTGGGTTTCTAATTTTTCAGTATGTCCTGATCAGAACCAGTATTTATAGAGCAACATGCCCGGCATTGCACCCATAAGTAAGCCGATCGCCCATTCAATCCGCAGAAAAATGTCCGGCAGAATCAACGCGCGCACATAGATATATAACAGTAGACCCATCAGTGCGCCTGTTCCAATCATTGCCCAGACAATGGCAGACTTCCACCAACGACGTGGTTTGTAGAGTCCCCCACCGATGATGAGGCCGATCGTGCTGATCATTAGCCAATGCGTGATCGGCAGATTCGTGGCGTTGGGCATTACCCGAAAAATCGCCAGTCCTGGAATTAAGGTGGCAAAGAATCCTAAAAGTAAGGCAAAGAGTTGACGAATCTCAGCGGTATCCATGATTTCTATTTAATTCAAAAAATATCCTGCGGCGGTATAACGCGCCACAGGCAAACTATTCCAACCTACTGCGGTCGGGGCGGAGCTTATGCAAAACCAAATTTTGGTGACTTTGGTACTAGATATTGATACTCATCATGATGTGGTTAAGCGGAATACCCGGCTCAATCCGATCGCGATATTCCCACAGCAGATCTTTGAGTGGTGATGGTGCAAACGCGGTGGCGGGATTGTAATGTACATTGGCTAAAGTCCACATTAACCGCACTTGATTGTCATGGCGCTTCTGGACTTTTGCGGCATCATAGCTGGGATGATTTTCGTCCCAGATCCCCATCACCGTATATTCAATATCGCCGCCGTCTTCGTATTGTTTGTTGTTGACCCAAGAGTGGAAGAAGGTGCAGTGATACAGCACGTAGACGCACAGCTGCTGAAGATCAGCTTGATCATTGATTGCGAGCGCCAGATCAGGGTGATCCGCTGGTGGTTCAAAGATAGAATGAGCCACTAAATCCTGGGACATAGCAGCAATTTCGTCCCAATGGGCCGCGATTTCAGCTTGGTTGTCCGTGAAAAATTTGGCGATGTATTTTTCTAATAATTCCCACATCGCAAGGGCGGCTCGATCGAAGTAATTATTTTCAATCACATCGGGTAGCGCTTGGACCTGTGGTGACCAGTGATAGCTCAGTTGTTTGATCTCATCCCGGAGAACTGTTTGGATATTTGCATCATCTAATGCCGAAGCGGTCGTAATAAATCCATCTTGCCCAATGATTAACGAAACACCTTCGCGGTTGATATTCAGGAGTCCTTCGAAGTGAGGCAGGAGTAAATTATAAATCGGATTTTCAGCGACATTGCGATAAAAAGCCATGGCATATTGATCCATGTTCATATGCGTCCGGCCCAGGTGTGATTGGATTTCTTGGAAGACATATTCGGCGCTACGGAAGTAATACTTTGCCTTGTCCCAGTCACTTTCCTCATTGGGGAAACAGGTGACGACTTGATCCTTGAGGCTGTATTTGATCGAATGTACTTGCAATTGCTGATTTTTGAGGACAAATCGCGCTTCGCTATATTCTGGGAGAATGGCACCGTCTTCGACTTTGTAGCGACGAGTGTCGTATTTCACAACATATTGCCAGGGCTGACCTTCGACGCGATCGAGTTTGCCAGGATTAAATCCGTTTAGTCGCCGCTCAACAAAATAGGCATCACTAAATTTATCGGGTTGCAGTTGGCTTAAATTCGCTGGTAGCCACTCTTGGAGTTTCCCACGGGCCATCGGTCTGGCCCCAATTTTACGGAACAGCCAGGTGACGATTGTATCGAGGAAGCCGGGCAGAGCAATGGCGGGGAGAATCTGTAGTCCCACATGGGCTCTGTGACGATCCGTTGGGGTAAGGGATTTGGGTAAAGGTGCGTCACTATTGAAGCGCGGGAAATCCTTACCCGGTGTGCCATAGTATTGGAACTGCTGTTGGGGGGTAGTTGATGATCCAGCCATACAGTTAGCCTATTCGATTTGATATAAGAGCACGTAACTATTTCAAATCTACAGCGATCCTCGAAACTTTTCCGCAACTTGTCACAATTCCCTGTTGGTGCGCTAGCTTAGGGGCATAATTTTTCGGTGCAATCGGGCATGAAACGAGTCGCGGTATTTGGGAATGCGGGGGGCGGTAAATCGCAGTTAAGTCGGCAGTTGGCTGACCTGACAGGTTTGCCATTGCATATCTTGGATAAGGTGCAGTTCCAAGCGGGTGGAGTGCCTGTGTCACCCGAGGAATATCGGCAGGCACATGCGGCGATCGTGGCACAAGATACCTGGGTAATCGATGGATTTGGTTCACTCGAAACCCTGTGGCCGCGACTGGAGGCTGCCGATACGTTGGTCTATATTGATTTGCCTTTAGCCCGACATTTTGCTTGGGTGACGAAGCGCCTTGTGATGGGTTACTTTACGCCACCACCCGGATGGCCCGAGAACACGCCATTGCTCAAAAGCTCACTCACAAGCTATCAGGTTTTGTGGTTATGTCACCAGAAGTTAACGCCGAAGTATCGGGAGTATGTGGCAAAAGCCAGTGCGACTAAACAGGTTTACCATCTACGATCGGCACAACAGATCAGAGATTTCCTCGCAACGCTGCAAACCGCGGAAACGCCATTTCAGACGTAGAATTAAGGTGCAGAGACCGCCCGCAAACCCAGCTAAAATTAGCTTTTTCAGTGTCAGATAGGTATAACGATAGATTTCAAGCTCGATCAGCTCCCGGCTCAAACTGGAAAAATTGCGATCGTCACTGGCGCGAATACGGGTTTGGGCTACGAGACAGCCGTCCATCTGGCCCAGAAAGGCATCAAAGTCATCATGGCTTGCCGCAGTCAGGACAAAGCGATCCAAGCGAAATCGGCAATTGAGTCGAAGGTACCGGGTGCCGAACTCGATATTTTATTGATTGACCTGACGGATTTAGCTGCGGTGCGGACTTTTGCTGCGGCATTTCGCGCGCAATACGATCGACTAGATTTCCTGATTAACAATGCGGGGATTATGTTTCCGCCCTATACCCAAACCGTTGATGGGTTTGAAAGTCAGATGGGCGCAAATTACTTCGGACACTTTCTGCTGACGGCGCTGCTGCTCGATCGCATGCCGGACACTCTCGAATCACGCGTGGTTTCATTGAGCAGCAATGCCCATAAAGCTGCTGCGAATGGGATAAATTTCGATGACCTCCAATCGGAAAAGCAGTATTCCAAAATGGGTGCCTATGCCCAAAGTAAATTGGCCTGCTTGATGTTTGGCAATCAACTCCAAAGGCGTTTGGCACAAGCCGGTAAGCAAGTGCGATCGGTCACGGCCCATCCCGGTGTTTCCGAAACCGAATTAGCGCGCCATATGCCGCAATATCAGATTCAGCTCATTCGCTATACCATTGGCGCGTTTATTGCGCACCCGCCGGAGCAAGCATCGCTACCGACGGTAATGGCGGCCCTCGATCCGGCGGCGCAAGGAGGAGAATATTTTGGACCACAAGGCTGGTTAGAAATGACGGGCAAACCGGGCCGGGCTCAGCCATCGCATGCCGCCCAAGATCCAGTCGCAGCGGCAAAACTATGGACGCTATCAGAACAGCTAACGGAGAAACGTTTCCGCTCTGATACGCCGATTTATGACTTGAGTGCTTTGCGAAAAATAATCTTATCTTCACCCGCTTGGTAGAATTCCCGAATTCGCGCTTCTTCTTCGTAACCACACTTGCGATAAAACGCCTGCGTTGCGGCAAACCCATCGAGCGCGGATGTTTCCACCAGCAGCAATCGCTCGCCCTGATTAGCTAACATTTGCTCAATATGTTGCATCATCGCAGTGCCGCGCCCCTGGCCTTGCCGATCGGGATGCACCGCAATCAGGTAAAGGTTATAAGTTCCTTCCGTCATCTTCTCGGGGGCGCAATAGGCGATCGTCACTAGTCCGCCATCATCATCCGTCAGCCAGAACTCATTGCTGCTGTCCTGACGCAAATAGTCCGATGTCATTTCATCCAACATCGCGGACGGGAATAACTCATTCGCATCAATGATCATTTTGAGCGCGGGTAAGTCACTTGGGGTAATCGATCGAATCATCGTGGGATGCCTACGTTGTGCAGATATTACGATTCAGACCATTATGGTCGAGCCGGAAAATTTATCTGTACCAAGCATACTTGATCGGAACCCAACCCTATCCGTTAACGGCTGGCGGCTGGCCAAGTAGCGGTTAAGTCGCATGTCCCAGAATTTAAACTCGAATGGCGACTTTACCCCGTACCTGTCGTTGTTCCACACGGCGAATTGCCGCAGGAACTTCACTAAGGTCATAGGTTTGATCAATCGCTGGCGCAATTTTACCGGCCTCAATTAGCTCCTTCAACACGATTAAGTCGGCTTGATTCGGCTTCTGGGTGAGGCATTTCACCTGCCGTCGCATCCGTTTGGCGAACCAAGGGCCGAGTAACATCACTTGAAAAAATCGGGTCGTGTCTCCACCCACTAAAACATAGGTGCCTCGTGGACTGAGGATGGGTTGATAGTCCGAGACAGAACGGTAAGCAGCTGTATCAATAATCAGGTCATACTGCTGACCCGATCGCGTTACATCAGTTTGGTTATAGTCAATGACATCATCAGCACCGAGCGATCGCACCATATCAACTTTTTCGGTGTGGCAAACGCCAGTGACGATCGCCCCAAAAGCCTTAGCAATCTGGACGGCGAAGGAACCCACACCACCCGACGCGCCATTAATTAGCACTTTCTGCCCTGGCTGAATTTCTCCATAATCCCGTAGGCCCTGGAGCGCGGTCAGGGCTGATACAGGCACCGTCGCGGCTTGCTCAAATGTCAGATTAATGGGTTTTAAGGCCAAGGCTGTCTCGGGCACACAAGCATATTCGGCAAATGCGCCAAACCCGACTTCGGATAGATCCCCAAAGACTTCATCACCCGCTTGAAATTGGGTTACGGCGGCACCAACTACTTCAACACGTCCGGCAATATCGGTGCCGATCGTCCGAACTTTCGGTTTGCGTAATCCCCCAAAAATTAGTCGAATCAACCACGGTGTGCCACGCATCAGGTGCCAGTCCCCAGCATGCACACTCGCACCCTGAACCCGCACCAAGACTTGATTATCCTGTGCAACGGGTTTGTCTACTGTGGCTAGAGTCAAGACATCCGGTGCGCCATATTCAGACTGGACGATCGCCCGCATTGTCTGGCTGGCGTTGTGATTGGCGACATTGGGTTGATTCAAGGTGTTCATCGTAGAGGCTCCAGTAAGTAAGGAACTGGTCGAGGGATTTGTAATAATGCCAAATCAACTTACGGCGTAAGTTTAACATACGGCGTAAGTCTGTCAAGATTATGAGGTGATGGCAGTTCACCTCAATTGCTAGAGCGGAATAGTTGTGAGGGCTGGGTCTGGATGTTACGAATTGAGTGTGAGCCGAATTAGCATGGCGAAAATAACTGATGCCGGTGCAACGCCACGCATCCCCTTAAGTCGGGAACGGGTATTGCTTGCGGCGATCGAACTAGCTGATGCCGATGGCATTGAGGCGTTATCGATGCGCAAGCTGGCCCAACGACTCGGCGTCAAAGCCATGTCGCTCTATAATCACGTCGCCAACCGGGATGAAATCCTGGATGGCATGGTTGATATTGTCGTGGGTGAAATGGGGGTACCCTCGATCGCCACCGACTGGAAGGTGGCGATGCGAGCGCGGGCAAACGCTGCCCATAAAGTGCTGTTGCGTCATCCCTGGGCGGCAATGGCGCTAATGTCGCGCATCAATATTGGTCCTGCAATGTTGCGCTATATTGATGCGACGTTGGGTTGTCTGCGGGAAGCGGGGTTCTCGTTTGAGCTAGCTGATCATGCTTGGAATGCGATCGATAGCCACATCTACGGGTTTACATTGCAGCAATTAAATTTTCCCTTTGCCGAAGCCGAATATGTCGATGCGGCGACTGCCTATGTTGATCAAATTCCAGCGGCCCAGTATCCCTACATGCATCAACTCACGCAACATGTAATGTCCGGGCAGTATGACGGAATTCATGACTTTGAGTTTGGGCTGGAAATGCTGCTCGATGGCCTCGATCGATTGCGCGCATCATCTTGAACAGCATCAATCCTTGAACATCATCATGACGCCCGATCGTCATGGGTCAAAATATTCAGTAGCCGACCGAAGGGGTCGCGGACATAAAACCGCCGGACGCCCCAGGGTTCAGTCGTGAGGTCATATTCAATCGGCAGATTTCGATCAACTATACGTTGGTAAACCTCCTCCAAATTATCGACTTCGATCGAGATATCCGGGGTGGCTGTTCCCGAACCGCCTTGACTGGCAATGCTAATTTGTGGTGCAGCATTACCATCACTAGC encodes:
- a CDS encoding alpha/beta hydrolase family protein, yielding MSAHNQATWQNPPEPIVSMLDAPQLPAVSISPDNQWIIELDKPSMPPIAQLAEPVVAIAGGEINPNTWGPGREAAYEGMTLRRLDAATAMIIELPPTPRIRNLSWSRDCRYLAFTLTQTDGIELWILDVAQAKARPLTQATVNATNGRAYAWLPGDEGLICQLRPQDIGPPPEESPVPQGPVIESSAGRVAPARTYTNLLKNPHDEALLDYYFCSQVVHISLTGTITPIGDADLIRNVVPSADGQWLLRSTYHRPFSYQVPLGRFPIRYEVLNRRGEIVYEVADLPLADNIPVAFDAVRPGRRNFSWRHDAPATLVWVEALDGGDPRTSAEYRDAVFSLAAPFTDAPQQLWQSTLRFRGITWGHRTLALIKEFWYDSRKIRTWRIDPSNPQVPPRLLQERDAQDAYTDPGDPVTVPGSYGWSTLLLADSTPNESIYLNGGGASPAGVFPFLDRYDLTTGATERLWQAQGENYTRISRVLDAQATELIIRQQSQTTPPNYCQLNRTSRHTKPVTQFDDKLAWYADVQKEVVRYDRADGVTLSATLYLPPEDGTRQTTKLPTILWVYPEEFKDRQVASQVTRSEYTFTRPSGSSILFLLTQGYAVLAGPTMPIIGEGEREPNDTYIEQLVSSAEAAVSYLVDRGVADPDRVAIGGHSYGAFTATNLLAHCDLFRAGIARSGAYNRSLTPFGFQGEQRSFWEATETYIKLSPFVVADQIQSPLLLIHGAEDNNPGTFPIQTERLYEAMRGLGGTVRYVSLPAESHGYRARESVGHVLWEMVQWLDEHLKLPSTDD
- a CDS encoding lipoxygenase family protein, coding for MAGSSTTPQQQFQYYGTPGKDFPRFNSDAPLPKSLTPTDRHRAHVGLQILPAIALPGFLDTIVTWLFRKIGARPMARGKLQEWLPANLSQLQPDKFSDAYFVERRLNGFNPGKLDRVEGQPWQYVVKYDTRRYKVEDGAILPEYSEARFVLKNQQLQVHSIKYSLKDQVVTCFPNEESDWDKAKYYFRSAEYVFQEIQSHLGRTHMNMDQYAMAFYRNVAENPIYNLLLPHFEGLLNINREGVSLIIGQDGFITTASALDDANIQTVLRDEIKQLSYHWSPQVQALPDVIENNYFDRAALAMWELLEKYIAKFFTDNQAEIAAHWDEIAAMSQDLVAHSIFEPPADHPDLALAINDQADLQQLCVYVLYHCTFFHSWVNNKQYEDGGDIEYTVMGIWDENHPSYDAAKVQKRHDNQVRLMWTLANVHYNPATAFAPSPLKDLLWEYRDRIEPGIPLNHIMMSINI
- a CDS encoding adenylate kinase — encoded protein: MKRVAVFGNAGGGKSQLSRQLADLTGLPLHILDKVQFQAGGVPVSPEEYRQAHAAIVAQDTWVIDGFGSLETLWPRLEAADTLVYIDLPLARHFAWVTKRLVMGYFTPPPGWPENTPLLKSSLTSYQVLWLCHQKLTPKYREYVAKASATKQVYHLRSAQQIRDFLATLQTAETPFQT
- a CDS encoding oxidoreductase, with translation MDFKLDQLPAQTGKIAIVTGANTGLGYETAVHLAQKGIKVIMACRSQDKAIQAKSAIESKVPGAELDILLIDLTDLAAVRTFAAAFRAQYDRLDFLINNAGIMFPPYTQTVDGFESQMGANYFGHFLLTALLLDRMPDTLESRVVSLSSNAHKAAANGINFDDLQSEKQYSKMGAYAQSKLACLMFGNQLQRRLAQAGKQVRSVTAHPGVSETELARHMPQYQIQLIRYTIGAFIAHPPEQASLPTVMAALDPAAQGGEYFGPQGWLEMTGKPGRAQPSHAAQDPVAAAKLWTLSEQLTEKRFRSDTPIYDLSALRKIILSSPAW
- a CDS encoding GNAT family N-acetyltransferase is translated as MIRSITPSDLPALKMIIDANELFPSAMLDEMTSDYLRQDSSNEFWLTDDDGGLVTIAYCAPEKMTEGTYNLYLIAVHPDRQGQGRGTAMMQHIEQMLANQGERLLLVETSALDGFAATQAFYRKCGYEEEARIREFYQAGEDKIIFRKALKS
- a CDS encoding NAD(P)-dependent alcohol dehydrogenase, whose translation is MNTLNQPNVANHNASQTMRAIVQSEYGAPDVLTLATVDKPVAQDNQVLVRVQGASVHAGDWHLMRGTPWLIRLIFGGLRKPKVRTIGTDIAGRVEVVGAAVTQFQAGDEVFGDLSEVGFGAFAEYACVPETALALKPINLTFEQAATVPVSALTALQGLRDYGEIQPGQKVLINGASGGVGSFAVQIAKAFGAIVTGVCHTEKVDMVRSLGADDVIDYNQTDVTRSGQQYDLIIDTAAYRSVSDYQPILSPRGTYVLVGGDTTRFFQVMLLGPWFAKRMRRQVKCLTQKPNQADLIVLKELIEAGKIAPAIDQTYDLSEVPAAIRRVEQRQVRGKVAIRV
- a CDS encoding TetR/AcrR family transcriptional regulator; translated protein: MAKITDAGATPRIPLSRERVLLAAIELADADGIEALSMRKLAQRLGVKAMSLYNHVANRDEILDGMVDIVVGEMGVPSIATDWKVAMRARANAAHKVLLRHPWAAMALMSRINIGPAMLRYIDATLGCLREAGFSFELADHAWNAIDSHIYGFTLQQLNFPFAEAEYVDAATAYVDQIPAAQYPYMHQLTQHVMSGQYDGIHDFEFGLEMLLDGLDRLRASS
- a CDS encoding VOC family protein; its protein translation is MAVKRIVTNIATDNVDRAAAFYRDILGLEIVMDQGWIQTFASDGNAAPQISIASQGGSGTATPDISIEVDNLEEVYQRIVDRNLPIEYDLTTEPWGVRRFYVRDPFGRLLNILTHDDRAS